One genomic window of Mercenaria mercenaria strain notata chromosome 2, MADL_Memer_1, whole genome shotgun sequence includes the following:
- the LOC128548799 gene encoding uncharacterized protein LOC128548799: protein MNTLVVVWLLLGYVVLSHATYGKQKYSGKQEVFCYDYMGLPIRPGRSYFDGCNTCICGPYGRPTICTLIYCGYNNMNRGGPISSVRPVNPTYQTNALNPLFQVNPVEPVYPAKPIKQYPRRRY, encoded by the exons ATGAATACTTTAGTTGTCGTCTGGTTGTTGTTGGGCTACGTAGTGTTATCACATGCAA CGTATGGGAAACAAAAATATTCTGGAAAACAGG aAGTGTTCTGCTATGACTATATGGGACTCCCGATCCGCCCTGGACGGAGTTACTTTGACGGTTGCAACACGTGTATTTGTGGACCATATGGCAGG CCAACTATCTGCACACTAATATACTGCGGCTATAATAACATGAACAGAGGAGGACCAATTTCATCCGTACGACCAGTTAATCCCACGTACCAAACCAACGCGCTCAATCCGTTGTTCCAAGTCAACCCAGTGGAACCCGTGTACCCGGCGAAGCcaattaaacaatacccaaggagAAGATATTAG
- the LOC128548794 gene encoding cytochrome P450 1A2-like has product MSMYPQVQERVQHEIADVIGSGRRIEFKDKSRLTYTEATVLEVMRMTTIAPFALPKLTVKDTTLKGYDIDKETVVFFNLHSISYDKEFWGDPQTFRPERLIDANNKLNLEKCNRILPFGLGRRRCVGEFLARMEQFLLFANVIRRCRFSKPAGESYDMEPDPGLVYSPKAFCVVVEERQ; this is encoded by the coding sequence ATGTCGATGTATCCACAAGTTCAAGAACGTGTCCAGCATGAGATCGCTGACGTCATAGGAAGCGGACGCAGAATCGAGTTTAAGGACAAGTCTCGCCTTACCTACACCGAAGCGACTGTTTTAGAAGTAATGCGAATGACGACAATTGCTCCATTTGCGCTGCCAAAACTAACAGTTAAAGACACTACATTAAAAGGATACGACATTGATAAAGAAACCGTTGTCTTCTTCAATCTCCATTCCATATCGTATGACAAGGAATTCTGGGGCGATCCCCAAACATTTCGCCCTGAACGATTAATTGACGCAAACAATAAATTGAATTTGGAAAAGTGCAACCGTATTTTACCATTTGGACTCGGACGAAGACGATGTGTTGGAGAATTTCTTGCAAGAATGGAGCAATTTCTTCTGTTTGCAAATGTCATCAGAAGATGTAGATTTTCAAAACCAGCAGGTGAAAGTTACGATATGGAACCCGACCCTGGTCTTGTATACTCACCAAAAGCGTTTTGTGTTGTAGTAGAGGAGCGGCAATGA
- the LOC123562947 gene encoding cytochrome P450 1A5-like: METEVWRRVPYQNGSWNTVVLNGYEAIKEAAEKPVDAFAGRPDFMTQKLLQEVTGEISLAFGPFDNIYLQHRKFVASALRQFTFRKSRFTEDLISEEADKLVDNLLKKSGKEPVDIRQNLQYATGSVIYQMLYGRGIDFKEQLNRMVQNTNRFIKFTKSGNPADVLPWLRHLMPWKITGFRNMAIDSTAIRKGRIEDHVRLFSPDNVRDITDALLAADLQGKNRNECGLTRY; encoded by the coding sequence ATGGAGACAGAAGTATGGAGACGTGTTCCGTATCAGAATGGAAGCTGGAATACCGTTGTTCTGAATGGATATGAGGCAATCAAAGAAGCTGCTGAAAAACCGGTTGATGCTTTCGCGGGTCGGCCGGATTTCATGACACAAAAACTGTTACAAGAAGTTACTGGAGAAATTTCACTTGCTTTTGGACcttttgataatatatatttacaacatagaAAGTTTGTCGCCAGTGCATTGCGACAATTTACTTTTCGTAAAAGTCGATTTACAGAAGATCTGATATCTGAAGAAGCTGACAAGCTTGTTGACAATTTGCTAAAGAAATCAGGAAAGGAGCCTGTAGATATTAGACAGAATTTGCAATATGCTACCGGGAGTGTGATCTATCAAATGTTGTACGGACGTGGTATAGATTTTAAAGAACAATTGAATAGAATGGTTCAAAATACAAATAGATTCATCAAGTTCACAAAAAGCGGAAATCCTGCTGACGTATTGCCATGGTTACGACATCTGATGCCTTGGAAAATTACTGGCTTTAGAAATATGGCCATTGACAGCACAGCAATCCGAAAAGGGCGAATTGAAGACCACGTCAGATTATTTTCTCCTGATAATGTCAGGGACATCACCGATGCCCTTTTGGCTGCAGACCTGCAAGGAAAGAATAGAAATGAATGTGGGTTGACAAGGTACTAA